The Victivallis sp. Marseille-Q1083 DNA window GTGCCGATGGTGGGATTCGAACCCACACTCCGATGAAAGAACTACGCCCTGAACGTAGCGCGTCTGCCAGTTCCGCCACATCGGCACAAAAGCTATCAGCTCGTTGCATGTTTTCTAAAATACGATATTTTTCCCACTTTGCAAATCGGGAAGGGAAAAAAAAATCAAAAAAAAAGTGGAAAAAGAGTTGTAAAAAACTTGGAGTTGACGCTAAAAAGCATTATCGTATATGATGAAATATTAAACGTTAGGAAGTAAGGTTAATGGGCGTAAAAAAATGGAAGTCGTCCTGTCAAAATCTTGAGACTGGTGTTGACCATCTGATGCGTCAGTTGTCGCTGCCGCATCCGATCGCGCTTTACTTTGCCGCTCGCGGTGTCAAGGAAAGTGCGGTAGTCGACTTTTTAAACCCAAAATTGGCAGGGTTCAGTGATCCCTATCGGTTTCCCGGCATCAGAGATGCCGCGCGCCGGTTGTGGGACGCAATTTTCAGCAAGGAGCCGATCCTCATCCACGGCGACTACGACACCGACGGCATTACCGCCACCGCGTTGCTGTCGCTGGTTCTGCGCGGCAACGGCGCGATCGTGCACTCATTCATCCCGCATCGTTTCGACGATGGCTATGGCTTCACGCCGGAATCGCTTCAGAAGGCATTGAGCACGATCGGCAGTTGCAAGGTATTGGTGACGGTGGACTGCGGCATCACCAGTTGCGACGCGGTAGCCGATGCGGTCAACCTGGGCATCGACACGATCATCACCGACCATCACGAAGCCGGTCCGGAGCTGCCGAAGGCGCTGGCGGTGATCAATCCGAAAATTTATCCGGAGCTCGAAGACCTGCAGGTGCTTTCCGGCGCCGGCGTCGCCTTCAAGCTGTCGCATGCCTTCATCAAATATGGCCGGGAAAATAATCTGGGCGGCTTCAACACCCGGTTGGAGGATGTGCTGGATTATGTCGCGCTGGGCACGGTGGCCGACATCGTGCCGCTGCTCGGCGAAAACCGCATCATGGTCAAATACGGCATCGAAATCCTGAAAAAACAGTTCCGCCCCGGCATCCGGGCGCTGATCGAGAGTTCGCGCTTGCACAATGACCTGGCGCCGTCGGACATCACTTTCAAACTGGCGCCGCGCATCAATGCCGCCGGCCGGGTCGGCGACGCCAATATCGCGATGAGCCTCCTGGAGTCGGAAAATATCGTCGAAGCCTATCAGTTCGCCTCCCGGCTCGAAGAGTACAACCGGATCCGCCAGGAGAAGGAACAGGAAATTTACCAGGAAGCCAAGGCCCGCATCGAAGCCAGCGGCCAGAGCGACAATTATGCGCTGCTGGTGGCCGGCAGCAACTGGCATCAGGGGGTGATCGGCATCGTCGCCTCCCGCCTGGCCCGTGATTACAACCGGCCGACGATCGTGCTGACGATTCAGGACGGTCAGGCTTACGGCTCCGGCCGCAGCATCGGTTCGCTGAATCTGGTCGAGGTGTTGAGCAAGACCAGCCATCTGCTGGACCGTTTCGGCGGTCATCCGATGGCGGTCGGCATCGGCCTGCAGGCGGAGCGGATTCCCGCTTTTCACGAAGCGCTGGAAAAATACGTGCGGGAGCAGTTGAACGCCGAGGATCTGGAAGAGTATATCGCCTACGACGGCGATACGGAGCTGGAAGAGGTCAATCCGGAATTCTTCCGGTATTTGAACCTGCTGGCGCCGTTCGGCCACAGCAATCCGAAGCCGGTCTACCGGTTCAACGAACTGGAAGTGGTGAAATGCTACCCGGTCGGGCACCGACACACCCGCGGCCTGCTGCGCAACCGCAAGCAGGGGCAGATCGAATTCATCGCTTTCAACATGCTGCCGCAGGAATTCACCGGAAAAATGCTCGATGTGCTGGCGACGCCGCAGTTGAACAACTATTACAGCGTCAATCGGCCGCAGTTGAACATCATCGACGTCCAGAACAGTTACTGAGCTGATTCAGCAAGGCTGTCAGGCGCCGTTCAATGGAAAGCGCCGGTTTTCCGGCGCTCCTCGACGACCGCTTCGCCCGCCGGGCCGCGTTCAAGTTACGTCCCGGCCCGGGGGCATGCGGCGCAAACTCTGCGGATTACTTCTTTTTCGGGTCCGTCTTTTTGGCAGACCAGCCCCCCTTGGCGTCGCGGAACCATTCACCCTTCGGTGCGTCGTCGGCAATTTGCAGCGCCCGGCGCTGGCCAACCAATGCCACCGTCGTCTGCTGGCTTTTGGCGATCGCCTGATAGACGGCCTGGCGGTCGCGATTTTCCTGCGCGATCAGCAGTTCCATCTGCGGCAGCGTCTTGGCGTCGATTTTCGCCGGATCGACCAGCGCCAGATAACCGTCGTAAGTCTCTCCGACCTGGCCGGATTTTTTCCACTTGACGACCTGGGACAGGCGCTGCTTCATCCGCTCCTTGATCGCCTGGCTGTTCATATCCTCCCTGGCCGTCGAAAACAATACGTTATTGGTTTCCCTGACCTCCTGCGGCAGCGCATAAAGCGTCCCGCCGCAGAACAGCAGCGTCAATGCGGCCCCGGCAATCAAGCGGCTGTAACCATGTCGTCTCATTTGCTTCCTCCATCTGTTTCGGGTATTTCAATCGCTTCCTCATCCAGGTCGCCAAAGAAATCATCCAGCGCCCGATCGACCTTGATGTTGATGTCCAAGGTAATATGGATCGGTTTGATTTCAATGGGTTTGACATCGACTTCGCTCTGCGTCTGGATCTGGTGGCTGCTCCAACAGCCGCCGACCACCAGCAGAACGCCGCCGAAAGCGCTCAACAGCAAAATTTTCCGGTTCACTTCATCATCTCCGTCAGGTTTTGAAATTTCTGGTTGAATTTAATCAGTTTATTCAAAGGGATCCGGCTGTTGACATCCAGCCGAATGCCCTGAAACAGCGACCCAACCGTGTTGACCCGGACGAAACGTCCGGCCCGTTCGTCAAACCGGAACGGCAATATGCCGGCCGGCTTGCCATCCAGTTTCAACGCCACCGCCAGATCCTCATCGACCGCGGCAAATTCCAGTTTGGCCCACTGGTAATCGAACTTCTTCAACGCCTCCGCCGCCAAATCCAACTGGGTATATTCCGCCGTCCCCTCCGGCAGGCCGGCCAGCAACGGCTCCAACCCATCCAGCTCCAGATGGCTGGCGATGCCCGGCTCGGAATAGAGAAATCCCGGCTCGACCTGCAGCCCGCCGGAATCGAACGTGAACGGAATCCGGCCATACAGCGTCCCGTCGCCGGCCGCGCCGGCCACGCCCAGTTGGTTGATCAACCGCGCCAGATTCAGGTGGTCGCAGTACAGGGCCGCCCGCACCCGGGGATCCCGATAATGAAAACGCAGCGCATGCGTATAAACATTGCCATCGCAACATTTCAATTGCAAATTTTCCAGGAAGAAACTTTCCGATTCCAATTGAAAATCGACCAGGATATCATCAAACGTCCACCCGGCCGCTTTCACCTGCCGGCAGGTCAACCGCTGCGGCCGATTGCTGATCAACTGCGGCAACAATGGCAGCGACAGCGACAGTGCGACCCCGTCGGCGGCAATTCCCGGCCCGGGCAGATTCAGCGCACCGTCGGTCAATTGCAGCGACAGTTCCCCTTCGTTGTGCCCCAGCCCCCAGCAATACCGGCCGTTCAGCGCCAGACGGCCGCTCCATTGGCCGTCCGGCAGCCCCGGCAACAGCTCCCGGCACAGTCCGGCATCCGGCAGAGCCCAGGACGGCATGTCGATCTCCGCGTCGATTTGCAGCGCGGGGGCATATTGAAAAGTGCCGCGCTGCGTCAGCCGCCAACCGGGCAGCTGGCCGATCGTCGCCACGCCGTCGAACCGGAAACCGCCGGGCCGGGCTTGCAGCGCCACCGTCCAGTTGCCGGACTGCCAGTTGCGCCAGCCGACACGGTCGAACGTCACCGAACCGGTCATCGCTTCGCCATCGGCAACCGTTCGGGACAGCGAAGCGTTTACCGCCCCGACCGTCACCCCCAGCGGCCGCAGCCGCAAATCAGTCAATCCGCCGGCGAACCCGAACCGCTCCGGCACGCTCCCCTGCCCGGCCGCGCTGCCTTCCAGGCACAGATTGCCGGCGGTGATGCGACGGATGCCGGGCAACTGCCGCACCGCGAGCTGCGGCGAATCGACCGAGAGCGACAATCCGGCCTGCCAGTCGCCGGCTTGATAAGCCCCAGTCACCTCCACCCCGGAGGCGGCGATGTCAAGTTCCCCGGAATAACCGGCCACCCGCCAGCGATGCCGCAGCGCCGTATGCTGCTTCAGTGCCGCCCGCACCTGCCAGGCCGGAGCCGGCCGGGCCAAATCTCCACTGACAGACAGCGTGGCGGCAAGTTCCGGGAATTCCGCCGACCGCATTTGCGCCGAAGCAGTCAAGGCCCGGCGGTCATGCGGCAGACGCACTGCAAAGTCGGATTCCAACGGCAGCGGCCACCGCTCCAGGCAGAGCATTTCCGCGTTCAGCCGGCCCTCCAGCACAGTTTCCGTTTCCCCGGCCGCCAACCCGCCGGAAATTTCCGGCAACTGCAAACTGCCGTACGGCGAGGAAAACCGCCAGTTGCGCAGCGCCCAATCGAGCTGGCCGGGCTGGCCGGACAATTGCAGCTCCGCCGGCGCTTCACCGGCATTCCCAAGCCGGAAATCCCGCAACGCCAGCCGCAGAGCGGGAAAGCGGCAGATGGCCTCCAGTTTTTCCGGCGCATAAACCAGTCCGCATTGAAAGGAGCCGCCGCCCTCCGGCGTCCAGTCGCCGAAACGCCCGAACAACTCCCGGTAACGGGAAAGACGCAACTGTCCGGCGGCATTGACCTGCAGCTCCCGGCCGGCCGGCCGGTAGACAGCTTCGCCCCTCACCTGATCGGACATGCAGCGCAAATCGAAGCGCAAACGCCAACTGTCCTCCGATTGACCGGGCAGCCGCAGTTCGGCATTCAGCGGAATTTCAAACGCTTCGTCATCCCAGTGCAATTTCAGCGTGCAATATTCCAGCCGAATCTGCCGGACCCGCCAGCGGAAAGCACTCCCGGCTTCCGGCTCCGCCGGAGCGGCGGCGGAAAATCGCGTCATCAGCTCCGGATACAATCCCGGAATGCGCCACCGCCCCTGCTCATAACGCACCTGCAGCGCCGCTCCGACAATCCGGACGGCTTCGATGTCGAGCGTCCCCCCGGGCGACCAATCGAAATTGACCTGCAGCGCCGGAATGCGCAGGACGGTTTCATTGCCGGTCAGAATTTCCACCTCGCCGAGATCCAGCCGGCTGAAACTCAATTGCCGGACTTCACCGCGCAGCGCCTTGACGCCGAGCGCCACCGCCAGACGCGGCAAACCGTACCGCTCGATCCAGCCGGGCAGGCAGCAATAGACCAGAAAACAGCCGAACGCCAGAAACGCCATCCCCCATGGCAGCCAGCGCCCCCGGAGAATCCGCCGCCAGCCGGCAGAAAGTGCTTTGAGAAACCGTTTTATCATTCGTATCATCCAACCGCCGGTTTCATACGCCGGACAGTTTCCATATACTAACATGAATCAAGCCGATTTCAATACCGGAAGCGAAAAAACAATCTGCGCCCGGCCGCCGTTTTATCTGGAAATTACGGGACAAAAAGACTGGAAAAAACGGCATGGAAGTGCTATTTTTATAAATCACTATTGCAAGTTTAAGCGAGGGAATGATCATGTTGCTTTTCCTGTTCGGAATCATCTTGTTGATCGCCGGTTATTTTACTTACGGAAAATTCATCGAGCGGATTCTGGCTCCCGACCACCGGGACACCCCGGCCAAAATCCATCACGACGGCGTCGATTTCGTCGTGCTGCCGCACTGGAAAAATATGCTGATTCAACTGCTGAACATCGCCGGAATCGGACCGGTCATCGGCGTCATCCTCGGCATCAAATTCGGCGCGATCACCTTTTTGATCATTCCCGTCGGCAACGTCATCGGCGGCGCGGTGCACGATTTTCTCTCCGGCATGATGTCGCTGCGGCACGACGGCGCCAATTTGCCGAAGCTGATCCGGATGACGCTCGGTGAAATTTATTACCATTTTTTCTCGATTTTCGTCATCATTCTGCTGCTGCTGGTGGTGGCGGTATTCATCAACATTCCGGCTCAATTGATCGACGGGCTGAATCCGACGATCCATATTTTCTGGCTGGCGGTCGGCGCAATTTTCCTGTATTACATCATCGCGACGCTGTTCCCGGTCGATAAAATCATCGGTTCGGTTTATCCATTTTTCGGCGCCTTGCTGCTGATTGGTACGCTGATGATTTTTGCCGTCCTGCTCGGGGAAGGCTTTCAACGGCCGGAGCTGCTGACCGAATCGGCGTCCTTCAAAGCGGGAATGATCAAGGAACCGATCATCCCGGTGCTGTTCGTCACCATCGCCTGCGGCATCATTTCCGGTTTTCACGCCACCCAGTCGCCGATCATCGCCCGGACGATGGAATCGGAATACCAGGGGCGTTCCTCCTTTTACGGCATGATGATCGTCGAAGGCGTCATCGCGATGATCTGGGCGGCCGCCGGCATGGCGATTTACAACCTTTTCCCGTCCATGATGCAGAACAATCCGACCTCGGTTCTGCTGAAAATCACCGACTATTTCCTGGGCTCCCAAATGGGAACCGTCACCGTGATCGGAGTCATCGTCCTGGCGATTACTTCCGGCGATACGGCGATGCGCAGCATGCGGCTCAGCCTGGCGGAAATGTGCGGCATCAGCCAGAAATCGTTCAGCAAACGCCTGATGATCTGCCTGCCGCTGATCGCCATCGTCTGCGGACTGCTGGCCTGGTCGAACATCAGCGCCAAAACGTTCGGCCAGTTGTGGAACTACTTCGCCTGGGGCAACCAGGTGCTGGCGGCCTCCACGCTGATGGCAGCGACGGTCTGGCTGGTCATGCAGCGCAAGGCCGGCTGGGTGGCGGTCATCCCCGGCATGTTCATGACCTTCATCGTCGTCAGCTATATCCTGTGGGTATCGCCGAAACACGGCGGACCGGTCGGCGTCGGACTGCCGCTGCAGATCGCCTACGCGATCGCCGGAGTCGTCTCGCTCGCTTTCGCCGTCTGGGCATACCGGCGCGGCCGCGGCAAACGATTGCAGTAACCGCGGGCGTCACTCCTCCGGCAAAGCGTCCAGTTTCCGGTAGATGCGCCTGGCATTGCGGTAAAAGACCGACTCGTGATGCCGGGCCGGAATCACCCGCCGCAGCAGTTCTACATAGTTGTAAAGGTTGACCAGCGGCCAATCGGAGCCGTACATGACCTTTTCATAATCGGACAGATAAGCCAGCCAGCAGCGAAGCTGATCGAGATAAGCGCGATAGGTTTCGCAGAACGATTCGATGTCAAAATGGCCGGTCGCCAGCCCGGACAAATCGGCGAAAACATTCGGATTCTTGGCCAGAACTTCAGTGGCATCCACCAGCCAGGGATTGCCGTAATGGGCCATGACGAAGGTGGTCTGCGGAAATTTGACCGCCACGGCGTCGACCTGCAACGGGTGGGAATATTTCACCAGCGCCCGGCTGCTGGCGGTATCGCCGGTATGGAAGACGACCGGCACATCGTAAACCGCCGCCAACTCATAGAACGAATAATAGAGTTCGTCATCCGGATAGAAATAATTGTAACCCGGATACAGCTTGATGCCGACACAGGCCGGACAGCGCAGATGGCGTTCGAAATCGGCGAGCGAAGCGGTGACATTCCGCGGCGTCAGCGTGGCGCTATCCACCCCGCAGCAGTAAGCGACAAACGACGGCTGGTTGTAATCGACGACATCCACCGGGCCGGCCAGGTCCGGTCCCAACGCATGGCTGATACCGTCGTCCGGCGTCTTGCCCCCCGACCCCATGACCACAGTGCGGACGATCTGCAGCTCCCGCAGCACCCGGCTCAGGTGGGGAACGGTATTTTCATGGCCGGCAGCGGCGGCGGTTTCATTGAAATGGTGAGAGGTGGAGAAGTGGATATGCGCATCGATTATTTTCATCATGAATTCCTCCGATCAATCTGAAAATACAATACCGCCGGAGAACAAACAATGCAAATAGACGCCCGGCCCAAAAGGCCGCAGGGGAAAAATTGTTTCCGCCGAAACGGAAAACAAGGCAGGAGGGCAAAAAAAACTGTAATACCGCCTCTGGCAAATGGGGCATTACCGTCCCGCGCTCCCGATCGCGAAAATTCCGGGGGGATCGAAAATCGGAAAAAACACCGCAACCGGGATTGCTTTTTAAACATTATAATGTTATAATGTATCAAATCAACAATTCGAAGGTGGAAACGATGGATTTACCGAATTTGCCGAAACTGATCGATCTGAGCTGTGTGAAAACCGACATCGTCATGGAAGATCTGCGCGCAATGGTGGCCCTGGCGAAAAAACACCGCTTCATCTGCTGTTTCGCCATGCCTTGCTACACCGCCTGGCTGATCGAGCAATTGAAGGACGATCAGGACATCCAAGTCGGCGGAGCGGTCGGCTTTCCGTCCGGCGCCGACCTGACTGAAGCGAAAGTGCTGACGGCGGAACGTTTCGTCGCCGCCGGCTGCGGAGAACTGGACATGGTAATCAACGTCGGCGCACTGAAAAACCGGGATTATGCGATGGTGAGCCGCGACCTTGAGCAGGTGAAGGCGGCGGCCGGCGAACGCACCTTGAAGGTTATCCTCGAAGTGGCCTGCCTGACCGATGACGAAATCCGCAAAGGCAGTGAACTGGCCGTCCGGGCCGGCGCCGCCTACGTCAAAACCGGGACCGGCTGGGCCAAACAGCCGACCACGGTCGAACACATCGAACTGATCCGCGATACGATCGGCGACGACGCCAAAATCAAAGCCGCCGGCGGCATCCGGACGCTCCGGGATATCGAACGGATGGTCGCGGCCGGCTGTTCCCGTTTCGGAATCGGCATCAAATCGGCCAGAAATATTTTAAAGGAAGCTGGCCTGGAAGCATGAAAAAAGCATTGACTTTCGATCTGGGCACCGGCAGTTTGAAGGCTTCGCTGTTCGATGAAAACGCCAACAATCTGGGTGAAACGGTGGTCGCCTATCCGACGTTCTGCAGCGCCGACGGCATTCGCCGGGAACAGAATCCGGAGACGTGGTGGCATGGGGTGCGCCAGGCAGTGCAAACGCTGTTGAAGGGACGGAACGACCTGGCGGAAATCGCCGGGATCGGCGTTTCGGGACACAGCCTCGGCGTCGTCGCGGTCGACGCCGACGGCAATCTGCTGAGCGACCGGACGCCGATCTGGTCGGATGCCAGGGCGACGGCCGAGGCCGAAGCCTTTTTTCAAACGGTGAACCGCCGCGCCTGGTATTACGATACCGGCTGCGGCTTTCCGCCGGAACTTTATTCAATCTTCAAAATCGCCTGGTACCGCCGGCACCGGCCGGAATTATACGCCCGAACCCGTTACTTCCTCGGGACCAAGGATTACATCAACTTCAAACTGACCGGCCGCATCGCCACCGATTTCTCCTACGCCTCCGGCAGCGGCCTGTACAGCCTGACTGACCGGCAATATGTGGAACGCTACAGCCTGGCGGCCGGCATCGATCCGGCCAAACTGCCGGAACTGCGGCCTGCCGCCGCAAAGCTCGCCGACCTGAAACCGGAACTGGCGGCAGCCTGGGGACTGCCCGCCGCCGCCATCGTGGTTACCGGCGGCGTCGACAACGCCTGCATGGCGCTGGGAGCCGGTTGCTTCGAACCGAACGACGCCTATCTCTCGCTTGGCTCGTCAGCCTGGGTGGCCGCCTGCGCGGAACAGCCGACGCTGGATTACGACCGGCGGATCTATACCTTCCAGCACTGCGTCGACGGGATGTATCTGCCGGCCTCCGGCATCTTTTCGGCCGGCACTTCGCTGGAGTGGGCACTCGACAATTTGTTTTCGGAACTGCGCGCTCAGGACAGTCCGCTGGCGGCATTCGACCGGCTGGGCGCCCGCGCGCCGCCCCGCGCCCACGGCGTGCTTTTCTGCCCGGTGCTGGCCGGCGGTTCCGGTTCCGATGTCGCCACCGACCTGAAAGGCGGTTTCGCCAATCTTTCGCTGGGCATCGGCCGAGCGGAGCTGGCCCGCGCCGTGCTGGAGGGCATCGCCTGCGATTTGGAATTGTCGTTGCAGTTCCTGCAATCCAAGCTTCCGCTTTCCGCTCAATTGC harbors:
- the recJ gene encoding single-stranded-DNA-specific exonuclease RecJ produces the protein MGVKKWKSSCQNLETGVDHLMRQLSLPHPIALYFAARGVKESAVVDFLNPKLAGFSDPYRFPGIRDAARRLWDAIFSKEPILIHGDYDTDGITATALLSLVLRGNGAIVHSFIPHRFDDGYGFTPESLQKALSTIGSCKVLVTVDCGITSCDAVADAVNLGIDTIITDHHEAGPELPKALAVINPKIYPELEDLQVLSGAGVAFKLSHAFIKYGRENNLGGFNTRLEDVLDYVALGTVADIVPLLGENRIMVKYGIEILKKQFRPGIRALIESSRLHNDLAPSDITFKLAPRINAAGRVGDANIAMSLLESENIVEAYQFASRLEEYNRIRQEKEQEIYQEAKARIEASGQSDNYALLVAGSNWHQGVIGIVASRLARDYNRPTIVLTIQDGQAYGSGRSIGSLNLVEVLSKTSHLLDRFGGHPMAVGIGLQAERIPAFHEALEKYVREQLNAEDLEEYIAYDGDTELEEVNPEFFRYLNLLAPFGHSNPKPVYRFNELEVVKCYPVGHRHTRGLLRNRKQGQIEFIAFNMLPQEFTGKMLDVLATPQLNNYYSVNRPQLNIIDVQNSY
- a CDS encoding YnbE family lipoprotein: MVVGGCWSSHQIQTQSEVDVKPIEIKPIHITLDINIKVDRALDDFFGDLDEEAIEIPETDGGSK
- a CDS encoding FGGY-family carbohydrate kinase, encoding MKKALTFDLGTGSLKASLFDENANNLGETVVAYPTFCSADGIRREQNPETWWHGVRQAVQTLLKGRNDLAEIAGIGVSGHSLGVVAVDADGNLLSDRTPIWSDARATAEAEAFFQTVNRRAWYYDTGCGFPPELYSIFKIAWYRRHRPELYARTRYFLGTKDYINFKLTGRIATDFSYASGSGLYSLTDRQYVERYSLAAGIDPAKLPELRPAAAKLADLKPELAAAWGLPAAAIVVTGGVDNACMALGAGCFEPNDAYLSLGSSAWVAACAEQPTLDYDRRIYTFQHCVDGMYLPASGIFSAGTSLEWALDNLFSELRAQDSPLAAFDRLGARAPPRAHGVLFCPVLAGGSGSDVATDLKGGFANLSLGIGRAELARAVLEGIACDLELSLQFLQSKLPLSAQLPAVGGGAKSDLWLDIYANVLEKDILRSRISRDAVSLGAAALVFRAGGLWQTYDKIKALHRQTAPIRCQLPKATAYRAVKQKFHQFCRQLAALNRQGEE
- a CDS encoding YdbH domain-containing protein, with product MIKRFLKALSAGWRRILRGRWLPWGMAFLAFGCFLVYCCLPGWIERYGLPRLAVALGVKALRGEVRQLSFSRLDLGEVEILTGNETVLRIPALQVNFDWSPGGTLDIEAVRIVGAALQVRYEQGRWRIPGLYPELMTRFSAAAPAEPEAGSAFRWRVRQIRLEYCTLKLHWDDEAFEIPLNAELRLPGQSEDSWRLRFDLRCMSDQVRGEAVYRPAGRELQVNAAGQLRLSRYRELFGRFGDWTPEGGGSFQCGLVYAPEKLEAICRFPALRLALRDFRLGNAGEAPAELQLSGQPGQLDWALRNWRFSSPYGSLQLPEISGGLAAGETETVLEGRLNAEMLCLERWPLPLESDFAVRLPHDRRALTASAQMRSAEFPELAATLSVSGDLARPAPAWQVRAALKQHTALRHRWRVAGYSGELDIAASGVEVTGAYQAGDWQAGLSLSVDSPQLAVRQLPGIRRITAGNLCLEGSAAGQGSVPERFGFAGGLTDLRLRPLGVTVGAVNASLSRTVADGEAMTGSVTFDRVGWRNWQSGNWTVALQARPGGFRFDGVATIGQLPGWRLTQRGTFQYAPALQIDAEIDMPSWALPDAGLCRELLPGLPDGQWSGRLALNGRYCWGLGHNEGELSLQLTDGALNLPGPGIAADGVALSLSLPLLPQLISNRPQRLTCRQVKAAGWTFDDILVDFQLESESFFLENLQLKCCDGNVYTHALRFHYRDPRVRAALYCDHLNLARLINQLGVAGAAGDGTLYGRIPFTFDSGGLQVEPGFLYSEPGIASHLELDGLEPLLAGLPEGTAEYTQLDLAAEALKKFDYQWAKLEFAAVDEDLAVALKLDGKPAGILPFRFDERAGRFVRVNTVGSLFQGIRLDVNSRIPLNKLIKFNQKFQNLTEMMK
- a CDS encoding amidohydrolase family protein, whose product is MMKIIDAHIHFSTSHHFNETAAAAGHENTVPHLSRVLRELQIVRTVVMGSGGKTPDDGISHALGPDLAGPVDVVDYNQPSFVAYCCGVDSATLTPRNVTASLADFERHLRCPACVGIKLYPGYNYFYPDDELYYSFYELAAVYDVPVVFHTGDTASSRALVKYSHPLQVDAVAVKFPQTTFVMAHYGNPWLVDATEVLAKNPNVFADLSGLATGHFDIESFCETYRAYLDQLRCWLAYLSDYEKVMYGSDWPLVNLYNYVELLRRVIPARHHESVFYRNARRIYRKLDALPEE
- the deoC gene encoding deoxyribose-phosphate aldolase — protein: MDLPNLPKLIDLSCVKTDIVMEDLRAMVALAKKHRFICCFAMPCYTAWLIEQLKDDQDIQVGGAVGFPSGADLTEAKVLTAERFVAAGCGELDMVINVGALKNRDYAMVSRDLEQVKAAAGERTLKVILEVACLTDDEIRKGSELAVRAGAAYVKTGTGWAKQPTTVEHIELIRDTIGDDAKIKAAGGIRTLRDIERMVAAGCSRFGIGIKSARNILKEAGLEA
- a CDS encoding carbon starvation protein A, translating into MLLFLFGIILLIAGYFTYGKFIERILAPDHRDTPAKIHHDGVDFVVLPHWKNMLIQLLNIAGIGPVIGVILGIKFGAITFLIIPVGNVIGGAVHDFLSGMMSLRHDGANLPKLIRMTLGEIYYHFFSIFVIILLLLVVAVFINIPAQLIDGLNPTIHIFWLAVGAIFLYYIIATLFPVDKIIGSVYPFFGALLLIGTLMIFAVLLGEGFQRPELLTESASFKAGMIKEPIIPVLFVTIACGIISGFHATQSPIIARTMESEYQGRSSFYGMMIVEGVIAMIWAAAGMAIYNLFPSMMQNNPTSVLLKITDYFLGSQMGTVTVIGVIVLAITSGDTAMRSMRLSLAEMCGISQKSFSKRLMICLPLIAIVCGLLAWSNISAKTFGQLWNYFAWGNQVLAASTLMAATVWLVMQRKAGWVAVIPGMFMTFIVVSYILWVSPKHGGPVGVGLPLQIAYAIAGVVSLAFAVWAYRRGRGKRLQ
- a CDS encoding YdbL family protein, yielding MRRHGYSRLIAGAALTLLFCGGTLYALPQEVRETNNVLFSTAREDMNSQAIKERMKQRLSQVVKWKKSGQVGETYDGYLALVDPAKIDAKTLPQMELLIAQENRDRQAVYQAIAKSQQTTVALVGQRRALQIADDAPKGEWFRDAKGGWSAKKTDPKKK